Proteins from a genomic interval of Pelagicoccus enzymogenes:
- the rpsL gene encoding 30S ribosomal protein S12 — protein sequence MPTINQLVRLGRKVIKAKSKSRALEANPFRRGVCVQVMTRTPKKPNSAIRKVAKVRLTNGYEVIAYIPDEGHNLQEHSIVLVRGGRVKDLPGVRYHIVRGTLDAQGVDKRRRSRSKYGVKRPKEKK from the coding sequence ATGCCTACTATTAACCAGTTAGTCCGATTGGGCCGCAAAGTGATCAAGGCCAAGTCCAAGTCACGTGCCCTCGAAGCAAATCCGTTCCGCCGCGGTGTGTGCGTACAAGTCATGACTCGTACGCCTAAGAAGCCGAACTCGGCTATCCGCAAGGTGGCGAAGGTACGTCTAACCAATGGTTACGAAGTGATCGCTTACATTCCTGACGAGGGGCACAACCTCCAGGAGCACAGCATCGTTCTCGTGCGTGGTGGTCGTGTGAAGGACCTTCCAGGTGTTCGTTACCACATCGTTCGTGGTACTCTTGACGCCCAGGGTGTAGACAAGCGCCGTCGCAGCCGTTCCAAGTACGGTGTGAAGCGTCCTAAGGAAAAGAAGTAA
- a CDS encoding alpha-E domain-containing protein — MLCRVADSLFWMARYIERAENTVRLVDVTLQTLLESEHAPEEDPYKSWIPILSSLGDQALFESLYEDKSSTNITEFLTFNTENPSSVLQCISAARENARMIRDQISSEMWEVINRTYLWIKKQDPAKVCDEADYAFFQHIKEFSQLFQGLVDTTFPHQIGFEFVKIGANLERADKTCRILDAKRYMLQDSPAKDDALDNAQWAAILRGCSAHEAYRRVYVADIEGDTVRDFLLRSRDFPRSVLYCLTRTQLALHAISKCPITHFSNEAERRLGQLIARLNYANPNDLNGKEASKLIESIETDLGEIAVEISKRYMFSEIVDPAEDLEQAQA; from the coding sequence ATGCTTTGTCGCGTCGCTGACTCCCTCTTCTGGATGGCTCGCTATATCGAACGGGCAGAAAACACCGTTCGCCTCGTAGACGTCACCCTGCAAACCCTCCTCGAATCCGAGCACGCGCCCGAAGAGGACCCCTACAAAAGCTGGATCCCCATCCTCTCCAGCTTGGGCGACCAAGCCCTCTTCGAATCGCTCTACGAGGACAAGTCGAGCACCAACATCACCGAGTTTCTCACCTTCAACACCGAGAACCCCAGCTCCGTCCTGCAGTGCATTTCGGCCGCCCGGGAGAACGCTCGCATGATTCGCGACCAGATTTCCTCCGAAATGTGGGAGGTCATCAACCGGACCTACCTCTGGATCAAGAAACAAGACCCCGCGAAAGTCTGCGACGAAGCGGACTACGCCTTCTTCCAGCACATCAAGGAATTTTCCCAACTCTTCCAAGGCTTGGTCGACACGACCTTCCCCCACCAAATCGGCTTCGAGTTCGTCAAGATCGGCGCCAACTTGGAGCGGGCTGACAAGACCTGCCGCATCCTCGACGCCAAACGCTACATGCTCCAGGACTCGCCAGCCAAGGATGATGCCTTAGACAACGCCCAATGGGCCGCCATCCTGCGCGGCTGCAGCGCCCACGAGGCCTACCGCCGCGTCTATGTCGCCGATATCGAAGGCGATACCGTGCGCGACTTCCTGCTTCGCTCCCGAGACTTCCCCCGCTCCGTGCTCTATTGCCTAACCCGCACCCAGCTCGCCCTGCACGCCATTTCCAAGTGCCCGATCACCCACTTCTCAAACGAGGCAGAACGTCGCCTCGGCCAACTGATCGCTCGCCTCAACTACGCCAACCCCAACGACCTCAACGGCAAGGAAGCCTCCAAGCTCATCGAGTCGATCGAGACCGATCTCGGCGAAATCGCAGTGGAGATCAGCAAACGCTACATGTTCTCCGAGATCGTCGACCCGGCAGAGGATTTGGAGCAAGCTCAAGCCTAA
- a CDS encoding circularly permuted type 2 ATP-grasp protein: protein MQIKYDTESFFDEMFDENGRPRPHYKNFVDRFSELTESEFNRKREAVNLSFLQQGITFTVYGNQESTERIFPFDMIPRIIADSEWKQMARGLEQRIQALNLFLKDVYHEQKIVKDGVVPAEILNSSKHFRKEIVGLDVPRDIYVHICGTDLIRDNKGEYLVLEDNGRCPSGVSYMIENRQAMKRAFPRFFPKAGVRSVLDYPEKLLSALQYIAPQGKANPTVAVLTPGVYNSAYFEHCFLARQMGVEIVEGRDLVVESDDCVYMRTTEGLKQVDVLYRRIDDDFIDPEVFRKDSLLGVPGLVRAYKKGNIGLANALGTGVADDKVMYCFVPDMIKYYLGEDAILNNVQTWLPYRKADLDYVLANADKLVIKAANEAGGYGMLIGPHATKAEVEEFKAKVKAAPREFIAQTPISLSRHPTYCDEGFGGRHIDLRPYIICGEKTQIIPGGLTRVALKKGSLVVNSSQGGGSKDTWVLYSDE from the coding sequence ATGCAGATAAAATATGATACCGAGTCCTTCTTCGACGAAATGTTCGACGAAAACGGACGGCCACGCCCACATTACAAGAACTTCGTAGATCGCTTCAGCGAGCTCACCGAGAGCGAGTTCAATCGAAAGCGAGAGGCGGTCAACCTCTCCTTCCTGCAACAAGGCATCACCTTCACCGTCTACGGAAACCAGGAAAGCACCGAGAGAATCTTCCCTTTCGACATGATTCCGCGCATCATCGCGGATTCCGAGTGGAAGCAGATGGCGCGCGGACTCGAGCAACGCATCCAAGCTCTCAACCTCTTCCTAAAGGACGTCTACCACGAGCAAAAGATCGTCAAGGACGGCGTGGTTCCGGCGGAAATCCTCAACTCCTCCAAGCACTTTCGCAAGGAGATCGTCGGCCTCGACGTTCCGCGGGACATCTATGTACACATCTGCGGAACCGACCTCATCCGCGACAACAAAGGCGAGTACCTGGTTCTAGAGGACAACGGCCGCTGCCCGTCCGGCGTATCCTACATGATCGAGAATCGCCAAGCCATGAAACGGGCGTTTCCCCGCTTCTTCCCGAAGGCTGGCGTACGCTCCGTGCTCGACTATCCAGAAAAGCTCCTCTCCGCCTTGCAGTACATCGCGCCTCAGGGGAAGGCGAATCCCACCGTCGCCGTACTTACCCCCGGAGTCTACAATTCCGCTTACTTCGAGCACTGTTTCCTCGCGCGACAAATGGGAGTGGAAATCGTGGAAGGCCGCGACTTGGTCGTGGAATCCGACGACTGCGTCTACATGCGCACCACCGAAGGGCTCAAGCAAGTCGACGTGCTCTACCGCCGCATCGACGACGACTTCATCGATCCGGAAGTCTTCCGCAAGGATTCGCTTCTTGGCGTGCCCGGACTCGTGCGCGCCTACAAGAAAGGAAACATCGGACTCGCCAACGCCCTCGGCACCGGCGTCGCTGACGACAAAGTCATGTACTGCTTCGTGCCGGACATGATCAAGTACTACCTCGGAGAGGACGCTATCCTCAACAACGTTCAGACTTGGCTGCCCTACCGCAAAGCTGACCTCGACTACGTCCTGGCGAATGCCGACAAGCTCGTCATCAAAGCCGCCAACGAAGCCGGGGGGTACGGCATGCTGATCGGACCTCACGCCACCAAAGCGGAAGTCGAGGAGTTCAAGGCCAAGGTCAAAGCCGCGCCCCGCGAATTTATCGCCCAAACCCCAATTTCCCTCTCCCGCCATCCGACCTATTGCGACGAAGGATTCGGCGGACGTCATATCGACCTGCGCCCCTATATAATTTGCGGCGAAAAAACGCAGATCATTCCCGGAGGCCTCACCCGCGTGGCGCTCAAGAAAGGCTCGCTGGTCGTCAACTCCTCCCAAGGCGGCGGCAGCAAAGACACTTGGGTCCTCTACTCGGACGAATAA
- the rpsG gene encoding 30S ribosomal protein S7: MSRRRRATKRPAKPDARYGSVLVGRLVNTVMRDGKKTVAERIVYSAFEKVAEKLGKGDPIDLLLGALENARPRLEVKSRRVGGATYQVPVEISYDRQESLAFRWIVTAAANRRGLPMKEALASEIVDAYNNTGSVVKKKEDTHKMAQSNRAFAHLRW; this comes from the coding sequence ATGTCACGTCGCAGAAGAGCTACTAAAAGACCAGCTAAGCCAGACGCCCGCTACGGCAGCGTACTCGTAGGTCGCCTCGTCAATACCGTCATGCGTGACGGAAAGAAGACTGTCGCTGAGCGAATCGTCTATTCCGCCTTCGAGAAGGTTGCTGAAAAGCTCGGCAAGGGAGATCCCATCGATCTGCTTCTCGGGGCACTCGAAAACGCTCGTCCGCGCCTCGAGGTGAAGAGCCGTCGCGTTGGTGGCGCTACTTATCAGGTGCCAGTCGAGATTTCCTACGATCGCCAAGAGTCGCTCGCGTTTCGTTGGATCGTGACTGCTGCTGCGAATCGCCGCGGTCTGCCGATGAAGGAAGCACTCGCTTCTGAGATCGTTGACGCTTACAACAACACCGGTTCGGTGGTTAAGAAAAAGGAAGATACCCACAAGATGGCGCAGTCCAATCGCGCTTTCGCCCACCTTCGTTGGTAA
- a CDS encoding DUF2126 domain-containing protein produces the protein MAIKVALNHKTTYHYDRLATLGPQVVRLRPAPHCRSRIVSYSLKVTPDETFVNWQQDPQSNYVARLLLQEPTKTFGLEVDLVVDLAPINPFDFFLEESATSYPFGYSKSLQKELRPYFAKIPLRGRFKEFVDSIDVSKKDTNDFVAYINQKVNAHLDYTLRMDPGIYSPERTLKEGKGSCRDFAWLLVHVFRRLGIAARFVSGYSIQLKPDQKPVDPDAPSGVPEDCCDLHAWCEVYLPGAGWVGLDATSGLFCGEGHIPLATSADAMGAAPIEGGISACKTEFSVSMSVTRIHEDPRVTKPFTDAQWKSILALGKTVDKRLQAGDVRLSMGGEPTFISIYDQEGEEWNTGAVGPTKKPLSDKLIRRLRKKFGPQGLLHYGQGKWYPGEPLPRWALGLYWRKDGQPLWEDDSLIGDETKDYGYTHQDAKELIEELTRQLRVEKEYINPAYEDPVAFSLKERNLPVNINPLDNELDDPQERENLLNVFKRGLNTPVGYALPLQRGWGKNGPQWHSGIWMLRGKQLYLTPGDSPLGLRLPLDRLPWVKEEEYPYLHPSDPSARYPDLPSRRSLIVPQRKEDDHAAREISKRIEEEREAAKSFEEELSKLPQNQVPDEGQSAPWVIRTALCVECRKGRLYVFMPPTEKIEDYIDLVAAVEHAASILKKRVLIEGYTPPHDPRIDYMKITPDPGVMEVNIHPSTSWDQLVEKTEILYEEARQLNLGTDKFQLDGRHTGTGGGNHIVVGGSTPADSPFLRRPDVLKSLIGFWLNHPSLSYLFSGLFIGPTSQAPRVDEGRPDACYEMEIAFKQIPKIDEKSIPPWLVDRIFRHLLTDLTGNTHRAEFCIDKMFSPDSATGRLGLVEFRGFEMPPHAQMSLAQQLLLRALIVHFWEKPYEAPLTRWLTKLHDRFMLPHFVKEDFKQVIETLHAADLPIQENWFTTHFEFRFAIIGTASFEGMTIELRQGIEPWLVLGEEAGGGGTARYVDSSIERMQAKVTGLDPDRYSVTVNRIELPLTSTGEPGTYVAGVRYRAWQPPSCLHPTIPVHAPLVFDIVDKYHSRAIGGCTYYVSHPGGRSHERFPINALEAETRRAERFHSFGHNTGPIQVRNIPRSEEMPVTLDLRRL, from the coding sequence ATGGCCATCAAAGTCGCTCTCAACCACAAGACCACTTACCACTACGACCGCCTCGCCACCCTCGGCCCCCAAGTGGTGCGCCTCCGGCCCGCCCCCCATTGCCGGTCCCGCATCGTCAGCTACTCGCTCAAAGTCACTCCGGACGAGACCTTCGTCAATTGGCAGCAGGACCCGCAAAGCAATTACGTAGCTAGGCTGCTCCTGCAAGAACCGACCAAGACCTTCGGGCTCGAGGTCGACCTCGTCGTCGACCTAGCTCCCATTAACCCCTTCGACTTCTTTCTCGAGGAAAGCGCCACCAGCTATCCCTTTGGCTACAGCAAGTCCCTGCAAAAGGAGCTGCGACCCTACTTCGCCAAAATCCCCCTCCGCGGGCGCTTCAAGGAATTCGTAGACTCGATCGACGTCTCCAAGAAAGACACCAACGACTTCGTAGCCTACATCAACCAAAAGGTAAACGCCCACCTCGACTACACCCTGCGCATGGACCCGGGCATCTACTCGCCGGAGCGCACCCTGAAGGAAGGCAAGGGCAGCTGTCGCGACTTCGCCTGGTTGCTCGTGCACGTTTTTCGCCGACTCGGAATCGCGGCCCGATTCGTATCCGGCTACTCGATACAACTTAAACCCGACCAAAAACCCGTCGACCCCGACGCTCCATCAGGCGTCCCCGAAGACTGCTGCGACTTGCACGCCTGGTGCGAGGTCTACCTTCCCGGCGCCGGCTGGGTCGGCCTCGACGCCACCAGCGGCCTGTTCTGCGGCGAAGGCCATATCCCCCTCGCCACTTCGGCCGACGCCATGGGAGCCGCCCCCATCGAAGGTGGCATCTCCGCCTGCAAGACCGAATTCAGCGTCTCCATGTCGGTCACGCGGATCCACGAAGATCCGCGCGTCACCAAGCCGTTTACCGACGCCCAGTGGAAATCCATCCTCGCCCTCGGAAAAACCGTAGACAAGCGCCTCCAAGCTGGGGACGTGCGCCTCAGCATGGGCGGCGAGCCCACCTTCATCTCCATCTACGACCAAGAGGGCGAAGAGTGGAACACCGGCGCCGTGGGCCCCACCAAGAAACCGCTGTCCGACAAGCTTATCCGCCGCCTCCGCAAGAAGTTCGGTCCTCAGGGCCTGCTGCACTACGGCCAAGGGAAATGGTACCCCGGCGAGCCGCTCCCCCGCTGGGCTCTCGGCCTTTACTGGCGAAAGGACGGACAACCCCTCTGGGAGGACGACAGCCTCATCGGCGACGAAACCAAGGATTATGGATACACGCACCAAGACGCCAAAGAGCTCATCGAGGAACTCACCCGACAGCTGCGCGTCGAAAAGGAATACATAAACCCCGCCTACGAAGATCCCGTCGCCTTCTCGCTCAAGGAGCGCAACCTCCCGGTAAACATCAACCCGCTGGACAACGAGCTGGACGACCCACAGGAACGCGAGAACCTGCTCAACGTATTCAAACGCGGCCTCAACACCCCCGTCGGCTACGCCCTTCCGCTCCAACGCGGCTGGGGGAAAAACGGCCCTCAATGGCACAGCGGTATCTGGATGCTGCGCGGCAAGCAACTTTACCTCACTCCCGGCGACTCCCCGCTCGGCCTGCGCCTGCCGCTCGATCGGCTCCCATGGGTCAAGGAAGAGGAATACCCCTACCTCCATCCATCCGACCCTTCCGCGCGCTACCCCGACTTACCCTCCCGCCGCTCCCTCATCGTCCCCCAGCGCAAGGAGGACGACCACGCCGCCCGCGAGATTTCCAAACGCATCGAAGAGGAGCGAGAAGCCGCTAAGAGCTTCGAGGAGGAACTCAGCAAGCTTCCGCAAAACCAGGTTCCCGACGAGGGGCAATCCGCCCCTTGGGTCATCCGCACCGCCCTCTGCGTCGAGTGCCGCAAAGGACGCCTCTACGTCTTCATGCCGCCAACGGAGAAGATCGAGGACTATATCGACTTGGTGGCAGCCGTGGAGCATGCAGCTTCGATCCTGAAAAAACGGGTACTCATCGAAGGCTACACCCCACCCCACGACCCTCGGATCGACTACATGAAAATCACCCCTGACCCTGGAGTCATGGAGGTAAATATCCATCCCTCCACCAGCTGGGACCAACTCGTGGAGAAAACCGAAATCCTTTACGAGGAAGCCCGCCAGCTCAACCTCGGTACCGACAAGTTCCAGCTCGATGGCCGCCACACCGGAACCGGCGGCGGCAACCACATCGTCGTCGGCGGCTCCACTCCAGCAGACTCCCCGTTTCTGCGCCGCCCCGACGTTCTGAAGTCGCTCATCGGCTTCTGGCTCAACCACCCGTCGCTCAGCTACCTCTTCAGCGGACTCTTCATCGGTCCCACCTCACAGGCGCCACGCGTCGACGAAGGCCGGCCTGACGCCTGCTACGAGATGGAAATCGCCTTCAAGCAAATCCCCAAAATAGACGAGAAAAGCATACCGCCTTGGCTCGTCGACCGCATCTTCCGCCACCTGCTCACCGACCTGACCGGCAACACCCACCGAGCCGAGTTCTGCATCGACAAAATGTTCTCGCCCGACAGCGCCACCGGACGCCTCGGCCTCGTGGAATTCCGCGGCTTCGAAATGCCGCCACACGCCCAGATGAGCCTCGCCCAACAGCTCTTGCTGCGGGCCCTCATCGTTCACTTCTGGGAAAAACCCTACGAGGCCCCGCTCACACGCTGGCTCACCAAGCTGCACGACCGCTTCATGCTGCCGCACTTCGTGAAGGAAGACTTCAAGCAAGTCATCGAAACCCTCCACGCGGCCGACCTGCCCATCCAAGAAAACTGGTTCACCACCCATTTCGAATTCCGCTTCGCCATCATCGGCACCGCCAGCTTCGAAGGCATGACCATCGAACTGCGCCAAGGCATCGAGCCCTGGCTGGTGCTCGGCGAAGAAGCCGGCGGCGGCGGTACCGCCCGCTACGTCGATTCCTCCATCGAGCGCATGCAAGCAAAGGTCACTGGCCTCGACCCCGATCGCTATTCGGTCACCGTCAACCGCATTGAACTCCCGCTCACTTCGACCGGCGAGCCGGGCACCTACGTGGCAGGCGTGCGCTACCGAGCCTGGCAACCGCCCAGCTGCTTGCACCCAACCATTCCCGTGCACGCGCCGCTCGTGTTCGACATCGTCGACAAGTATCACTCCAGGGCCATCGGCGGCTGCACCTACTACGTCAGCCACCCAGGTGGCCGCAGTCACGAACGCTTCCCCATCAACGCCTTGGAAGCCGAGACGCGCCGGGCAGAACGCTTCCACTCCTTCGGACACAACACCGGCCCGATTCAGGTTCGCAATATTCCGCGCAGCGAGGAAATGCCCGTCACGCTCGATTTGCGTAGGTTATAA
- the fusA gene encoding elongation factor G — protein sequence MSVSLTAHSPRNGADRPVPMEWTRNIGIAAHIDAGKTTTTERILYYTGVVHKVGEVHDGNAVTDFMEQERERGITITSAAISCNWKARVGPFEGIDHLVNIIDTPGHVDFTAEVERSLRVLDGAVAVFCAVAGVQPQSETVWRQADKYNVPRVAFINKMDRVGADFQAAVEDMRNKLGANAHPLFLNIGAEEDFKGLVDLVQNKAFLFDESDSMGVNTIETAIPAEVADEAARLRESLIEAVADFDDELAEAYLSGEDISASQLILAIRKATIALKFVGVIPGSAFKNKGVQSVLDAVVNYLPSPLDLPPTKAHASDESSVEIEADDSGKSAALAFKLWSDPYVGKLVFVRVYSGTIKKGDMLFNARTGKGERVSRILQMKADSREDLELVRSGDICALVGIKNVATGDTLVPKGYDVSLIPPVFPEPVISMTIEPKTSADQDKLAAGLARLTEEDPTFKVSSNPETGQTIISGMGELHLEIIRDRLFREFKVSARSGEPQIAYRETITKPARGEGKFIRQTGGKGQYGHAVIEIEPQELGKGIEIVDETVGGVIPKEYIKPTMDGIREATLNGVVASYPVIDIKVRLVDGSFHEVDSSETSFKMAGIFALKEAMKQAAPVLLEPVMKVEVVTPNEFQGDVVGDLNRRRGQIQNLDTKGDLAYIYASVPLKTMFGYATDVRSLSKGRASYTMEWSNYEVVAQKQLDEILNQGW from the coding sequence ATGTCAGTTTCCCTCACAGCTCATTCGCCACGAAACGGCGCCGACAGACCGGTGCCGATGGAGTGGACGCGTAATATCGGCATTGCTGCCCATATTGACGCAGGGAAGACGACGACGACTGAACGCATCCTTTATTATACAGGCGTAGTTCACAAGGTTGGCGAAGTCCATGACGGGAATGCTGTCACGGACTTCATGGAGCAAGAGCGCGAACGTGGTATAACGATCACCTCCGCTGCGATCTCTTGCAATTGGAAGGCTCGCGTTGGTCCTTTCGAGGGCATTGACCATTTGGTCAATATCATCGACACTCCTGGGCACGTTGACTTTACCGCGGAAGTGGAGCGTTCGCTTCGCGTGCTCGACGGAGCGGTTGCGGTTTTCTGTGCGGTGGCAGGCGTTCAGCCTCAGTCCGAGACCGTTTGGCGCCAAGCCGACAAGTACAACGTACCGCGCGTCGCGTTCATCAACAAGATGGATCGCGTTGGAGCCGACTTTCAGGCTGCCGTCGAAGACATGCGCAACAAGTTGGGGGCGAACGCTCACCCGCTGTTCCTCAACATCGGTGCCGAAGAGGACTTCAAGGGGCTGGTGGATCTCGTGCAGAACAAGGCCTTCTTGTTCGACGAGTCGGATTCGATGGGCGTCAACACCATCGAGACCGCCATCCCGGCAGAGGTCGCGGACGAAGCCGCTCGCCTGCGTGAGTCCCTGATCGAAGCGGTTGCTGATTTCGACGATGAGCTCGCAGAGGCTTATTTGAGCGGAGAAGATATTTCCGCCAGCCAGCTCATCCTCGCAATCCGCAAAGCGACTATTGCTCTCAAGTTCGTCGGCGTAATCCCTGGATCCGCATTCAAGAACAAGGGCGTGCAGAGCGTTCTCGACGCCGTCGTAAACTATCTCCCAAGCCCGCTGGATCTGCCGCCTACCAAGGCTCACGCCAGCGACGAGTCCTCGGTTGAGATAGAGGCGGACGACTCCGGAAAGTCCGCCGCACTCGCGTTCAAGCTCTGGAGCGACCCGTATGTGGGTAAGCTTGTTTTCGTACGCGTCTACTCGGGCACGATCAAGAAGGGCGATATGCTTTTCAACGCTCGCACCGGCAAGGGCGAGCGCGTCAGCCGTATCCTTCAAATGAAGGCGGACAGCCGCGAAGATTTGGAATTGGTACGCTCTGGCGATATCTGCGCTCTAGTAGGTATCAAGAATGTGGCTACTGGCGACACGCTTGTTCCGAAGGGCTACGATGTCTCGCTCATCCCGCCCGTTTTCCCGGAGCCGGTCATTTCCATGACCATCGAGCCGAAGACTTCTGCTGACCAGGACAAATTGGCAGCTGGCTTGGCGCGACTCACTGAGGAAGATCCTACTTTCAAGGTTAGCTCCAATCCCGAAACCGGTCAGACCATCATCTCTGGAATGGGCGAGCTTCATCTCGAGATCATCCGCGACCGCTTGTTCCGCGAGTTCAAGGTAAGCGCTCGTTCCGGCGAGCCACAGATCGCCTATCGCGAAACCATTACGAAGCCAGCTCGCGGCGAAGGTAAGTTCATCCGCCAGACCGGAGGCAAGGGGCAGTACGGCCACGCTGTTATCGAAATCGAGCCTCAGGAGCTAGGGAAGGGGATTGAGATCGTCGACGAAACTGTCGGGGGCGTGATTCCCAAAGAGTATATCAAGCCTACTATGGACGGCATCCGCGAAGCGACCCTTAATGGCGTTGTGGCGAGCTATCCGGTTATCGATATCAAGGTGCGCTTGGTTGATGGATCCTTTCACGAAGTCGACTCGTCCGAGACCTCTTTCAAGATGGCGGGCATCTTCGCTTTGAAGGAAGCGATGAAGCAGGCCGCTCCGGTTCTACTTGAGCCGGTGATGAAGGTCGAAGTCGTGACTCCGAACGAATTCCAAGGTGACGTAGTCGGAGATCTCAACCGCCGCCGTGGTCAGATCCAAAATTTGGATACCAAAGGTGATCTTGCCTATATTTACGCAAGCGTTCCGCTTAAGACCATGTTTGGTTACGCGACCGACGTTCGTTCTCTTTCCAAAGGCCGTGCCAGCTACACGATGGAGTGGTCAAACTACGAAGTGGTTGCCCAAAAGCAACTCGACGAAATCCTCAATCAAGGTTGGTAA